In the genome of Caulobacter flavus, the window CCGCGCCGGGCACGTTCGAGCCCTTGGGCACCCAGTAGCCGTTGCGGCCCTTGTCGTTGTGGAACAGCGGCACGGTGATGCCGTCGGCGCGAGCCTTGTCGGCCAGCCACTGCATGTAGCGCTGCTGCGGGGCGCCCACGACGTCGAGCTCGTTCTCGATCTGGTGGGCGATGACCGTGCCCTGGCCGGTGGTCAGCTGGTGGCGGGCGATGACCTTGTTGATCTGCGAGAGCCACTCGTCGGCGGCCTGGATGTATTCCGGCGCGTCGGTGCGGGCGCGGGCCTGCTGGTTGACCAGGTAGCCGGGGAAGCCCCCGCGCGTCAGCTCGGCGTTCACGTACGGCCCGGCGCGGGTGATGACGTAGAGGCCTTCTTCCTTGGCCATGGTCAGCACGCGATCCATGTCGCGCACGCCGCTGAAGTCGTAGACCCCCTGCTTGGGCGAGTGATAGCCCCAGTCGATGTAGATCGCGACGGTGTTGTAGCCGCTGGCCTTCATCTTCTGGAGGATGTCGCGCCACAGATCCGGGCTGGGCAGGCGGAAGGGGTGGAACTCGCCACCCCACGAGTAGATGCGCTCGCCGTCGACCTTCAGGGAGTACTTGTCCCAGGTGATCTGGTGGGCTTGCGCGGGCTTGGCCGCGACCGCCTGGTCGCCGCCTTCCTTCAGCACGGTGAAGTGGCGGACCGTGCCCGACAGCTCGGGCAGCTCCTTCTTGGGCGTCCAGGTGCGGAAGCCGTCGGTGCTGTCGGAGTACCAGTAGCGCTTCGACATGTACTCGTCGAAATAGATGCGCCAGGCGCCTTCAGGCGTGCGCGTCAGGGCGGGGCCCTCGAGGAACTTGCCCCAGCCGGCCCAGTCGCCGCCGCCCTTGACCTGCCAGGGGCCGTCCAGCGACGGGGCGGTCAGGAGCTCGATGAACTTGGTCGTCTCGTTCTTGGCGAAGGCCTGGTACTGCGAGCCTTCGCGCACGACGAAGGCGTCGATGTAGTTGGGGCCCATGCCCGACAGCGGGCGCGGCGCGCTCCAGCTGTTCAGGTCGGCGTCCTGCGCCGTGATCCGGTAGGGCTGAAACTGCCCGGCGATGCCGGTGGTCGAGACCGACAGGATCAGGTGCTCGGAGCCGTCGGCGTCGACGAACCACTCGGGCGCCCAGGTGTTGGTCGAGGCCGGAACGTCGACGGTGACGTCGCGCAGGAACGTCCAGTCCTTCAGGTCCTTGCTGCGGGCCAGGCCGATCGTATTGCCGGTCCAGCCGGTGGTGTAGGCGACGTAGTAGAAGCCGTCCTTGCGCTTGAGGACGCTGGGATCGCGGATCAGCCCCTTGGGCGGGGTGTAGGCCAGCGGCTTCTGCAGGGTGAAGCGCGAGCCGTCGGCCGAGTCGTACACGCTCATGTTCGACTGGCTGGCGTTGGTGAACGCCGTCATGACGTAGCGCGTGGGCTCGGCCGAATTCGCGCTGGAAAGCGCCGTGGTGGCGAGCAGGGCGGCGGCGAGGCCGACGAGGCCCATCGTCTTGGGGGCGGGACGCTTGATCACTGGTCTCAGCCCTCGAAGTAGAAGACGGGCTTGAGCGGCCATTCGACCGGCTTGTTGTCCGGATGGACGTCCATCAGGTCGGCCATGAAATCCCACCAGCGCTTCATCACCGGCTGCAGGGGCAGGGCGTCCTTGTCGTTGTCGGGCTTCAGGCGAAGCACGGCGAACAGGCTCATGGTCTCTTCGTCGAGGAAGATCGAATAGTCGTAGATGCCGGCGTTCCGAAGCGCTTCGGCCAGGTCGGGCCACAGCTCGTCGTGGCGGCGCTCGTACTCGGCGGCGACACCGGGCTTCAATTGCATGCGGAAGGCGATCGGGCGGCCTTCGGTCAGCGTGCTCATGGTTTCCTCCTGGCGTCGTTTCTTGGTTTTCAGGCGATGCGGTAGACGGCGGCGGCCGAGCCGGCGAACAGGCGCTGGCGCTCGGCGTCGCCGAAGCCGGCCGTGATGGCGTCGTAGGCGCTGTAGAAGGCGTCGAAGGAGCCGTGCACCTTCTCGACCGGGAAGTTGCTGGCGAACATGGTCCGCTCCACGCCGAAGGTCTCGATGACGTGAAGGACGAACGGGCGCAGGCTTTCCACCGTCCAGGCGCGGTCGACCATGGCCAGGCCCGAGACCTTGCAGGTGACGTTCGGGCGCTTGGCCAGGGCGGCCAGGCCCAAGCGCCAGAGGGCGAGGCCGTCTTCGTCGCGGTCGGTGGGCATGCCGGCGTGGTTGACGATCAGCGGGATGTCGGGATGGGCGTCGGCCAGGGCGGCGGCCGTCTCCATCTGC includes:
- the rhaM gene encoding L-rhamnose mutarotase; translated protein: MSTLTEGRPIAFRMQLKPGVAAEYERRHDELWPDLAEALRNAGIYDYSIFLDEETMSLFAVLRLKPDNDKDALPLQPVMKRWWDFMADLMDVHPDNKPVEWPLKPVFYFEG